Proteins from a single region of Desulfobacterales bacterium:
- a CDS encoding TRAP transporter small permease, translating to MMTKTDGKLQQFLFYFAWLLAGTFLIVMTSCVFLQVFTRYIFHFSFSWPEELARFSFIWTSLCGAFIALERKKLHDIDFLFNRIPDTLKPVVSVFTHLLVCTILVVFVVYGTQLTTIVHSQRSPAMEIRMSYVYFAVPFATALMLISYVRETILRIKEFIAYKRKNA from the coding sequence ATGATGACAAAAACTGATGGGAAACTCCAACAATTCCTGTTCTACTTTGCCTGGTTACTTGCCGGGACCTTTTTAATCGTCATGACGTCCTGTGTTTTTCTGCAAGTATTCACTCGTTATATTTTTCATTTTAGTTTCAGCTGGCCCGAAGAGCTTGCCAGATTCAGTTTTATATGGACGTCCCTTTGCGGAGCTTTTATCGCCCTTGAACGAAAAAAACTCCATGATATCGATTTTTTGTTTAACCGCATACCTGACACCTTGAAGCCGGTTGTCTCGGTTTTCACTCACCTTCTTGTTTGTACGATTTTGGTAGTTTTTGTGGTCTATGGAACTCAGTTAACGACTATCGTCCATTCTCAAAGGTCGCCGGCGATGGAAATACGCATGAGCTATGTCTATTTTGCTGTCCCCTTTGCAACCGCCCTCATGCTGATTTCATATGTTCGCGAAACAATACTCAGGATAAAGGAATTTATTGCCTACAAAAGGAAAAACGCATGA
- a CDS encoding TRAP transporter substrate-binding protein, giving the protein MNKLRPSARGIVIVAVLFFLYSMVATDASADKITLKFGHVLETGHPYHKMALKFKEEVEKRQPGVTVNIFPANQLGNERDLVEGLQIGSVDISTITSALTAGFVPGFKVFSLPFLFNDTDHLFRVMDSDIGKKLEKDMEKAGLIKLGFVYGGSRDLYASVPIQNLDELKGKKIRTMENKILVDTWNTLGAIATPIPWGDVYLSLKQGVVDGAEGTGASYRSMKFFDSSPHYTRINYVFSWHNFMMSKLSWNKLSSAVQKDIMDAAAIAQAYERKLFVETEKNLFDDLAKNNGVKIYFPPNMDKWREKIKDVYEGNAKSVGGMDLIKQIQGM; this is encoded by the coding sequence ATGAACAAGCTCAGACCATCCGCAAGAGGAATTGTCATTGTCGCTGTTCTGTTTTTTTTGTACAGCATGGTAGCGACCGATGCTTCAGCTGATAAGATAACCTTAAAATTTGGTCATGTACTTGAGACCGGACATCCCTATCATAAAATGGCCCTCAAGTTTAAAGAGGAAGTCGAAAAAAGACAGCCGGGAGTTACGGTTAACATTTTTCCTGCAAATCAGCTGGGCAATGAGCGTGATCTGGTCGAGGGGCTTCAAATCGGGTCTGTTGACATCTCAACGATCACTTCGGCATTGACCGCCGGATTTGTCCCGGGTTTCAAGGTGTTCAGCCTTCCTTTTCTGTTCAATGACACCGATCATCTCTTCCGGGTTATGGACAGCGACATTGGCAAGAAGCTCGAGAAAGACATGGAAAAAGCCGGGCTGATCAAACTGGGTTTTGTTTACGGCGGATCACGGGATCTGTATGCAAGCGTACCGATTCAGAATCTTGATGAGTTGAAAGGCAAAAAGATCCGAACCATGGAGAATAAAATTCTGGTGGATACATGGAACACTTTGGGCGCCATTGCGACTCCCATACCCTGGGGAGACGTGTACTTGAGTTTAAAGCAGGGCGTCGTGGATGGAGCCGAGGGTACCGGGGCCAGCTATCGATCCATGAAATTTTTTGACAGTTCTCCCCATTACACCCGGATCAATTATGTTTTCAGCTGGCATAACTTTATGATGTCCAAACTGTCATGGAACAAACTGTCCAGCGCGGTACAGAAAGATATCATGGATGCAGCGGCTATTGCTCAGGCCTATGAGAGAAAACTTTTTGTAGAAACTGAAAAGAACCTCTTTGACGATCTCGCAAAAAATAATGGTGTAAAAATATATTTCCCACCGAATATGGACAAATGGCGCGAAAAAATCAAAGACGTTTATGAGGGCAACGCCAAAAGCGTAGGCGGCATGGACCTTATCAAGCAGATTCAAGGAATGTAA
- a CDS encoding sugar phosphate isomerase/epimerase translates to MKKIACSTLPFRELSLTDALQKMADLGIAQVELCVDPHHSDPSCWNYSPEKILQIISHLGIQIRSIHVPVINITDNIGFESLQSQATTTSLKTIDLAACLGAEFIVQHIYYDTLSHNHSAAANSGNIILDINKVSAYAAEKRVALALENLPVRSNSRIGAGLIEVMAIVQGYLDQRVGICLDVTHCVASGMDPLDVLDHLDINRIVSIHASDNHFNSFNDQHLPIGKGEINWKEFFKRLAQHGFNGALVIEVSGSSKGGNSLIESIEFLRKIEIIQDVYLTQQKGGEK, encoded by the coding sequence TTGAAGAAAATCGCATGTTCGACATTGCCTTTCAGAGAGCTGTCCCTTACGGATGCCTTGCAGAAAATGGCGGATTTAGGAATTGCCCAGGTTGAGCTCTGTGTCGACCCGCATCACTCTGACCCAAGCTGCTGGAACTATTCGCCTGAAAAGATTCTTCAGATTATTAGCCATCTTGGCATTCAAATCCGTTCGATTCATGTTCCTGTTATCAATATTACCGACAATATCGGTTTCGAATCCCTTCAAAGTCAAGCGACAACGACATCACTTAAGACAATTGATCTCGCCGCATGTTTGGGAGCTGAGTTCATTGTGCAGCATATCTACTACGATACCTTATCACATAACCATTCGGCCGCCGCTAATTCCGGGAATATCATTCTTGATATCAACAAGGTTTCGGCCTATGCCGCCGAAAAAAGAGTAGCTCTCGCACTTGAAAATCTGCCGGTTCGTTCCAACAGCAGAATAGGTGCGGGTCTGATCGAAGTCATGGCCATCGTACAGGGCTATCTTGATCAGCGGGTTGGAATCTGTCTGGATGTCACGCACTGCGTTGCGTCCGGAATGGATCCTCTGGATGTTCTGGATCATTTGGATATAAATCGGATTGTATCCATTCATGCAAGTGATAACCATTTTAATTCTTTTAATGATCAGCATTTGCCGATCGGTAAGGGAGAAATAAACTGGAAAGAATTTTTTAAACGATTGGCGCAACATGGTTTCAACGGGGCATTGGTCATCGAAGTCTCCGGCAGTTCAAAAGGAGGGAATAGCTTAATCGAATCGATTGAATTTCTGCGAAAAATCGAAATCATACAGGATGTTTATTTAACCCAACAAAAAGGAGGAGAAAAATGA